A stretch of DNA from Deinococcus seoulensis:
GCGGATTTTAGCCGTCTGGGACAGCACTCGCCAGCATGCTGCTTAAAACTGAAAGATGTCAGTTGATCGAGGTGTGAACCGTCTATCGACCATCAACTTTCAACGATCGACTCCTGAGACGGACTCCGATTGAATGGCTTACAAAGCCGCTGGGTCCGAGTCCGTGTTACAGCCAGGCTTTCTGGCCCAGGATGTACTCCCGCTCGAAATCCGCGTCACTCTTGGTCAGGTAGATGATGCCCTCGACCAGTCCCAGCAGGCCCACGGCGCTGCTGACCAGCGCGGCCAGCGGCAACGTGACGACCAGCCCCAGGCCGAAGGTGAGCAGCCCGATCAGGAACGCCACGATCCACACGCCCACGTTCACGCCCAGCATGATCGCGCCGGGCGTGGTGTTGCCCAGGTAGAACTTGTGCACGCCCAGGCTGCCCAGGAAGATGCCCAGCAGCCCCGCGATCAGTTTCTTCTGCGCGACGTCCGCGCCGCCCAGCGGTTGCGGAGCCTGTGTCCGCGCCGGTTCCCCGAAGCGGTCCAGGTTCGAGGCGGGCGGCGTGATGGGCGGCGCCCCCAGGCCCGGCTGGGGCGTCGCCTGTTTCGTCAGGGAC
This window harbors:
- a CDS encoding TM2 domain-containing protein, which translates into the protein MTRPEDDGKGTPGNAPSWVDEVLGRAGTAGPDDGHPQDLRIPQATPAAPPSLTKQATPQPGLGAPPITPPASNLDRFGEPARTQAPQPLGGADVAQKKLIAGLLGIFLGSLGVHKFYLGNTTPGAIMLGVNVGVWIVAFLIGLLTFGLGLVVTLPLAALVSSAVGLLGLVEGIIYLTKSDADFEREYILGQKAWL